The segment ACACGGTGACGTCGCCGGTGAAGCTCGAGCCGAACGTCGCGCTGACCGCGTCGACGTCGCCGTCGCCCTCGAGGTCGGCCAGCTCGACGTCGCCGGAGTTGAACCCGGCGCTCGGGACCGGCTCGGCCGTGTAGTCGCCGGTGCCGTCGTTGACGAACAGGAAGTGGGACTCGCCGAACCCGCCGGCGAACAGGTCCTCGTCGGTGTCGCCGTCGAGGTCGGCCGCGTCCAGCACGATCTGGCTGCCCGTCCCCGAGAACGTGAGCGGGGCCGCCGGCGTGAACGTGCCGTCGCCCGCGTTCACGAGCCGGTTCAGCGCGAACTCCGAGAAGTCGGCGCCGTTGGCCGCGACCACGAGGTCGAGGTCGCCGTCACCCTCGAGGTCCGAGGCGACGATGCCGTAGGCGCCGTCGTTCACCGGGTAGGTGGCCTCCGGGGCGAACGTCCCGTCGCCGGCGTTGATGAGCACGCTGACCGTCGGGACGGTGCCGGTGTTGGTCATGGCCAGGTCGTCGTCGCCGTCGCCGTCGAGGTCGGCCGCGACCACCTGGTTCGGGGCGTGCCCGCCGGGGGTCGTCGTCCTCGTGAAGTCGCCGGTGCCGTCGCCCAGGTACAGGTCGACGACCTCGTTGTCGAACCCGTTGCCCCTGGCCACGACCACGAGGTCGACGTGGTCGTCGCCGTTCAGGTCGGCGACGGTGCCGTCGGTCGACTGGTCGGTGGCCGGGATGGGGACGGGGTCGTCGAGCGTGCCCTCGCCCAGGTTGAGCGTGATGGCGATGGACGGCTCGAAGAACTCGTTCCTGACCCAGGCGACGTCGGGCGAGCCGTCCTCGTCGAAGTCGCCGGCCAGCGCCTCGATCGGGGCCCGTCCGACCTGGTAGCCGGTCCACGTGTCGAACCGGGCGCTGTCGCCCGGCTCGGCGGCGCCGGCCGGGGCGACCGGTGCCACGAGGACTGCCGTCGCCGAGACGAGCAGGCCCGCGACGGCACCGGCCGCCCGCTTCCCAAACCTCTGCATGTGCCCCTCCGGGGGGTCGATCGTGACTGGCGCCCGTACGTACGGGCGCCGGGCATCAGGGGATGTTGACTCGGACCTCGCAGCTGGTGGACTGGTCGCGGTCGGCGCCGCCGTTGCAGCGGTCGTGCCCGCGCCCGCCGTTCAGGAGGTCGAGGCCCTTGCCCGCGACCAGCGTGTCGACGCCGGCCCCGCCGTACAGGCGGTCGTTGCCGGTGCCGCTCGTCAGCCGGTCGCGGCCGCCGCCGCCCTCGAGGCGGTCGTTGCCGTCGATGGCGAGGACCGCGTCGTCGCCGTCGCCGGCGAGCACGTAGTCCCGGCCGGTGCCGACGTCGATGGTGTCGTCGCCGTCCCCGCCGAGGACCCGGTCGTCGCCGGCGCCGGTCACGATCACGTCGTTGCCGCCGCGGCCGTTGACCGTGTCGTTGCCGGCGAAGGTGCAGATGATGTCGGCCCTGGGCGTGCCGGTGACGTCGTCGTCGCCGGTGGAGCCCCTGACCGTGCACTGCGGGGCGCCGTCGTTGAAGGCCACGCTGACCCCGTTCGGGGCGGCGGCCACCGCCTCGGCCCGCACCGCGCCGGCCTCGGCCGCCCTGGCGGACGTCCTGCCCGCCGACGCCATCGTGGTGGCGTTGGCCTGGGTGTTCGGGGTGGCCACGTCGACCAGGCCGTCGCCGTCGAAGTCGGCGAGCTCGAGGTCGGTGATGGCGGTGTTCATGCCGTAGTGGATGGCCCGGGGCGAGAACGTGCCGTCCCCGTGGCCGTACCAGACGCCGACGTCGTTGCCGGTCCAGTTGGCGACGGCGATGTCGGGCACGCCGTCCACGTCCACGTCGCCGATGTCGATGGCGACGGCGTTGAGGTAGCCGTTGACGGTCTCGCCGTCGTACACCTCGGTGGTGAAGGCCACGCCGCTGCCGTCGTTCAGGAACACGGTGATGCCGTCGTCGGTGTCCACGCCGGCCACGTCCACGTCGCCGTCCCCGTCGAGGTCGGCGGCCGCGATCTCGCGGTGGCTGCGGCCGGTGTCGATCTCCACGTGCTGGGCGAACGTGCCGTCGCCGTTGTTCAGCGCCACGGCGAGGTCGCCGCCGTTGCCGGAGAGGTGGGCGGAGACCACGTCGTTCAGCCCGTCGCCGTCCATGTCGGCGCCGAGCGCGTGCTGGGGCAGGGCCTCGGTCTCGACCCGGATGCCGTTGCCGAACGTGCCGTCGCCGAGGCTCGGGATGATGGTGACGGACTGGCCCTGGACGCAGTCGGACCCGAACTCGCCGCCGCCCTCGTCGGGCATCACGATGTCGGGGTCGCCGTCGCCGTCCATGTCGGCCGTGCTGATCTGGCCGGGGGCGCAGTCGTTCTCGCGGATGGCGAACGCGTCGGCGAACGTGCCGTCGCCGTTGCTGAGGGCCACGCCCACGTCGGGCTGGGAGTAGCCGGCCAGCTGCCACACGAGGTCGTCGTCGCCGTCGAGGTCGAAGTCGGCGGCGTCGATCGAGAACGGCCGGCCGAGGGCGGGCACCGTGCCGCTCGGCACGAGCGTGCCGGTGCCGTCGTTCAGGAGCAGCTGCACGACCTGGTCGGACGTGGAGAAGCCCTGGATGCTGGCGGCCACGTCGGTGTCGCCGTCGCCGTCGAGGTCGCCGGTGGTGATCTTGAACGGCGGGGCGAACAGCGGGGCCTGCGGCGGCTGCTCGAAGGTGCCGCCGGCGCTGCCCGGGTGGATGACGCCGAGGCTGCTGCCCCGGTTGGCGGCGGCCACGTCGGGGTCGCCGTCGAGGTCGAAGTCGGCCACGTCGATGCCCATGGGCTGCTGGCTCGAGGTGAGCGACGCCGTGGTGAACGTGGCGTCGCCGGCGTTGCGCAGGACGGTGATGTCGCCGCTCTGGCTCGACCCGAACGTCGCGCTCACGGCGTCGAGGTCGCCGTCGGGCTCGAGGTCGAGGACCTCGATGTCGCCGGAGGAGAAGCCGCCGGGGATCTGGTCGGTGGTGAAGGTGCCGTCGCCGCCGTTGCGCAGAAGGGTGGTGCCGTCGCTGCGGATGCCGGCCGTGAGGTAGTCGAGGTCGCCGTCGTCGTCGAAGTCGCCGCCGGCGAGGACGGGGGACTCGGCCAGGCCGGGGAACGGCACGGGGTCGCCGGGCGTGAAGTCGCCGGTGCCGTCGCCGAGGAGCGGGTAGAGCGCGAGCTCGCCGCCGCTGAACCCGCCGGCGGCCACGACGAGGTCGAGGATGCCGTCGGCGTCGAAGTCGGTGGGCACGATGCCGCCGGGCCGCTCGCCGACCGGGTAGACGGTCTCGGCGCCGAAGGTGCCGTCGCCGGCGTTCAGCAGCACGCTCACGCTGGCGCTGAAGAACGAGTTGGTCATGGCGAGGTCGGCGTCGCCGTCGCCGTCGAGGTCGGTGGCCACGACCTGGGCCGGGTCGTCGCCGCCCGGCGTCGTGGCGTGGGTGAACGCGCCGGTGCCGTCGCCGAAGTAGAGGTCGACGGTCGAGGAGAAGTCGGCCACGACGACGGCGTCGAGGTGCCCGTCGCCGTTCAGGTCGGCGAGGTCGCCGTCGGTGGAGGACTCGTTGGCCGGGTACTCGACGGGGTCGTCGAGGGTGCCCTCGCCCAGGTTCAGGGTGACGCTCAGCGTGTTCTCGAAGAAGTCGTTGCGCACCCAGGCGACGTCGGGCGAGCCGTCCTCGTCGAAGTCGCCGGCGAGCGCTTCCACCGGATAGCGGTTGACCTCGTAGCCGGCCCACGTGTCGAACCGCTGGCTGTCGCCCGGCTCGAGCGCCGACGCCGGCCCCGCCGGCATCGTGACGGCTGCCGTCGCCCCCAACAGCGCGGCCGACAGCATGACGGCGAGACGCCGTCCCCCAGCTCGCATGGCTCCCCCTTCGATCCCCAGATGTGCCGATGGGACCGTACCGGCGGCCCCGTTAAGGCATTCTCAAATCGTCGGGAAGTTGACCCGCGGGTCAGGGTTACGCTGCCGCGCCGTGCGCTTCTTCAGCTTCCACCTGATGCCGTACCCGGGCCTCCCGGCCGACTACGACGGGCCGGCGTGGGTGACGGTGCCGAACCGCCTGTACGACCCGGCGATCGGCTCCGAGCTGTACGACCGCTACCTCGACGAGCTGGTGTACGCCGAGGAGCTCGGCTTCGACGGCGTGTGCGTGAACGAGCACCACCAGAACGCGTACGGGCTGATGCCGTCGCCCAACCTGATGGCCGCCGCCATCGCCAGGGAGACGTCCAGGGTCCGCATCGCCGTGGTCGGCAACGCGCTGCCGCTGTACGACCCGCCGACCAGGGTGGCCGAGGAGTTCGCCATGCTCGACAACCTGTCGGGCGGCCGGCTCATCGCCGGGTTCGTGGTCGGCGGCGGCCCGGAGTACTACTCGTTCTCGATCAACCCGGCCCACGCCCGGGAGCGCTTCGCCGAGGCCCACGACCTGATCATCAAGGCCTGGACCGAGGACGGGCCCCAGGAGTTCATCGGCCGGCACTACCGGCTCCGGTTCCTCAACACCTGGCCGAAGCCCGTGCAGCGGCCCCACCCCGAGGTGTGGATCCCGGGCGCCGGCTCCCTCGAGACGATGGACTTCGTCGCCCGCCACCGGTACGCCTACATGGGCATCCCCTACTTCCACATCGACGTCTTCGACCGCCAGTTCCGGCTGTTCCGGGAGGCGTGCGAGCGGGCCGGCTACACCTACGACCCCCGCCAGGCCGGCTGGCTGACGCCGATCTACGTGGCCGAGACCGACGAGCGGGCGAGGGCCGAGTTCGAGGAGCACTGGTGGTACTTCGTCCGCCGGCTCCTCCCCGGCATCGACATCTCGCCGCCCGGCTACACGTCGCTGCGGTCCATGGAGCACATTGTGAAGGCCCACGGCACGTTCGCCGCGAGCCTGTCGAGCTGGGAGGAGACCCTGGCCGGCCAGTACGTGATCGCCGGGTCGCCCGAGACCGTCTACGAGCGGCTCGTCGCCAACCTCGAGCGCCTCGGGGCCGGCAACCTGCTCGGGCTGTTCCAGCTCGGCACCCTGCCGGCCGACCTGACCAGGCGGAACCTCGAGCTGTTCGCCGCCGAGGTCATGCCCCGCCTGCGCGAGCGGTTCCCCGAGGGGCGGCCCGTCCTGCGCGACCCGGCGGCCGCGTGATGGGCGCCGTCACCGTCGAGCGGGTCGCCACCGACCTCGGCGCCGTCGAGGTCCGCAGGGGCGGTGACGGCCCGCCGCTCGTCTACCTCCACTCGGCGGTGGGGGAGGGCGACGGCCTCGCCCTGCTCGACCTGCTGGCCGACGAGTTCGCCGTCGTGGCCCCCATGTTCCCCGGCTTCGGCGGCAGCGAGGGCATCGAGCAGGTCGACGACATGGACGACGCCGTGTTCCACCTCGTCGACCTGTGGGACCGGCTCGGCCTGCGCGACCCGGTCGTCGTCGGCCTCTCGCTCGGCGGGTGGATGGCCGTCGAGCTGGCCGTCCGCCACCCCGGCCGGGTCGGCCGGCTCGTGCTCGTCAACCCCGTCGGCCTGTACCTGAAGGGCGCGGAGATCGGCGACATCTTCGGCCGCCGGCCCTGGGAGCTGGTCGACGACCTGTTCGCCGACCCCGACTTCCCGATGGCCCAGGTGGCGAGGGGCCTCCGCCACGTCGCCCCCGGCCAGCTCGACTTCGCCGTGCTCCGCCCGATGCTGCAGCACCAGGCGGCGACCGCCCGGCTCGGGTGGAACCCGTACCTGCACGACCCGAAGCTGCCCCGCCGCCTCCACCGGGTCAGCGCCCCGACCCTCGTCGTCAGGGGAGCCCAGGACACGCTCGTGCCGCCGGCCCACGCGGACGCCTACGTCGCCGGCATCCCGGGCGCCCGGCTGGAGGTCCTCGACGGCGCCGCCCACCTGCTCGCCGTCGAGCGGCCCGACGCGCTGGCCGGGCTGGTCAGGGCGTTCGCCCGGCCTGGCACGATGTCGGCATGAGCGACCCGACCGTCCTCGCCGACGACGACGTCCGCGCCCGCCTGCCCGAGGGCTGGGACCTCGTGGACGGCAAGCTCCACCGCACGCTCGAGTTCCCGTCCTTCGTCGACGCCTTCGGGTTCATGACGATGGTGGCGCTCGTGGCCGAGAAGCGGAACCACCACCCGGACTGGTCCAACAGCTGGAACACCGTCCGCATCGACCTCGTCAGCCACAGCGCCGGCGGGGTCACCGACGCCGACCTCACGTTCGCGGCCGAGATCAACACGACCCTCGGCGAGGGCTAGGAGGACGCCACCGTCCCGTCCGCCGCCACCTCGGCGACGGCCTGGGACAGCGTGTGCCACGGCAGGGTGGCGCACTTGATCCGCACGGGGAACTTCACCACGCCCCGGAGCGCCTCGAGGTCCCCGAGCTTCAGGTCGGCGGCGGCCACCTCGTCCTCGCCCTCGCCGTCGAGGGCCTGCTCGTGGATCGACATCATCCCCTTGAAGGCCCGGTCGAGGGCCCGGACCTCGCCGAGCGTCCTGCCCTTCACCGCCGCGGCCATCATCGACGCCGACGACTGGCTGATCGAGCAGCCCTGCCCGCTCACCCGCACGTCGCGGACGGTGTCGCCGTCGACGTCGAGGAACACGACGACCTCGTCGCCGCACAGCGGGTTGAACCCCTCGGCCCGGTGGGCGGGCGGCACCGGCAGCTCGCCCCGGTTCCGCGGGTTCCGGTAGTGGTCGAGGATGATCTCCCGGTAGAGGTCTTCGAGCTGGGGCACGGTCGGGCTCCTCCGGCGGGTCAGGCGAAGAAGGTCGCGGTCGCGTCGAGGGCGTCCGCCAGCGCCTCGACGTCGGCCTCGTCGTTGTAGAGGTAGAACGAGGCGCGGGCGGTGGCGCCCACGCCGAGCTCCCGCATCAGCGGCTTGGCGCAGTGGTGGCCGGCCCTGACGCACACGCCGTGCTGGTCGAGCACCTGCGACACGTCGTGGGGGTGCAGGTCCCGGAAGGTGAACGACAGCACCCCGCCCCGCTCGGCCGGCTCGGACGGGCCGTGGACGGTGAGGTCGTCGCCGAAGCGCTCGGTCAGGGTGCGCAGCGCGCCGGCCACGAGGCGGACCTCGTGCTCGCGCACGTTGTCCATGCCGACGGCGTCGAGGTAGTCGACCGCGGCGCCGAGGCCGACGATCTCGGCCACCGGCGGCGTGCCGGCCTCGAACTTCCACGGCAGCTCGTTGCAGGTGAACCCGTCGAGGCGGACGTCCCGGATCATCTCGCCGCCGCCGAGGAACGGGGGCATGGCGTCGAGCAGGGCGGCCCGGCCCCACAGCACGCCGACCCCGGTCGGGCCGCACATCTTGTGGCCGGAGAAGGCGAGGAAGTCGACGCCGAGGTCGGCCACGTCGGTGGGCAGGTGGGGCACGTACTGGCACCCGTCGGCCAGCACGACGGCGCCGGCGGCGTGGGCCGCCTCGGCGATGCGGGCCACCGGGTTCAGCGTGCCGAGCACGTTCGACATGGCGGTGAGGCCGACGAGCTTCACGCCGTCGAGCAGCCGGTCGAGGTCGCTGAGGTCGAGGTGCCCGTCCGGCCCGATCGGCACCCAGCGCAGCTCGAAGCCCCGCTCGGCGGCGAGGATGTGCCAGGGCACGATGTTGCTGTGGTGCTCCATCACGGTGAGGAGCACGGCGTCGCCCGGGCCGAGGTTGGCCCGGCCCCACGTGTGGGCGACGAGGTTCATCGCCTCGGTGGCGTTCTTCGTGAACACGATCTCCGAGGACGACCGGGCGCCGACGAAGCGGGCCACCCGCTCCCTCGCCGACTCCATGCGGCTCGTCGCCTCCTCGGCCAGGCCGTAGACCCCCCGGTGGACGTTGGCGTTCGCCGTCTCGTAGAAGTCGGCCATGGCGTCGAGCACGGCCTGGGGCTTCTGCGACGTGGCCGCCGAGTCCAGGTAGACGAGCGGGCCGTCGTGGCGGGCGAGGAGCGGGAAGTCGCGCCGGAGGCCGGCGACGTCGAGCGGGTCGGCCGCTAGCGCCACGCCTCGTACCCCTCCCGCTCCAGCCGCTCGGCCAGCTCGGGGCCGCCGCTGTCGACGATGCGGCCGTCGAGGAGGATGTGCACCCGGTCGGGGGTCATCTCCTGGAGCAGGCGCTGGTAGTGGGTGATGGCGAGCACGCCGAGGTCGGGCCGGTCCCTCCGCACCTCCTCGACGCCCCTGGCCACGACCCGCAGGGCGTCGATGTCGAGGCCGGAGTCCGTCTCGTCGAGGACGGCGAAGTCCGGCTCCAGCACGGCCATCTGGAGGATCTCGTTGCGCTTCTTCTCGCCGCCGGAGAAGCCCTCGTTCAGGTAGCGGTCGGCGAAGGACGGGTCCATCTCCAGCCGCGACATCCACTCCATGATCGAGAGGCGCAGCTCGAGGACCGACAGGTCGATGCCCTTCCGGCCCGACAGCGCCTGGCGCAGGAAGTTGATGACCGAGACGCCGGGGATCTCCTGGGGGTACTGGAAGGCGAGGAACATGCCCGCCTTCGCCCGCACGTCGGTGTCCCACCCGGTGACGTCGTCGCCCTTGAACAGGATCCGCCCGGCCGTCACCTCGTACTCGGGGCTGCCGAGCAGGGTGGTCGCGAGGGTCGACTTGCCCGACCCGTTCGGCCCCATGAGGGCGTGCACCTCGCCGGCCCGGACCACCAGGTCGACGCCCTTCAGGATCTCCCGACCGGCCGCGGCGACGTGCAGGCCCTCGATCTCGAACAGCGGCACGTCCATGCCGGCAGTGTATTAGCACTACCGGCATAGGGGAAATGTCGAACGTGCCCCCCGGCGGGCCGGGAGCGTGGGTAACGTCACCGCGCGTGTCCCAGTGGTGGTCGCCACCCTCAGGGCAGCCGGGCGGTCCGGGAGCGGCGCTCGACCCCCTGGCCGTCACCCTCGTCGAGGGGCCGGCCTTCTGCATCTCCCGCCGCTCGGGGGACGTCGTCCCCGGCGGCGCCGACGGCGTGTGGCTGCGCGACACCCGCTACCTCTCCCGCCTCGAGGTCCGCCTGAACGGCGAGGTGCCCGAGCCGCTGGCCGCCGTCGGCGGCGAGCCGTTCACGGCGATGTTCGTCGCCCGCTCGCCGGCCCCCGTCGGCACCGACAGCACCCTGCTCCTGCGGCGCAACCGCTACCTCGGCCTCGGCCTCCGGGAGGACCTCGAGGTCAGGAACTTCGCCGAGGAGCCGGCCTACTGCGAGGTCGAGGTCCTCCTCGCCGCCGACTTCGCCACGGTGGCCGAGCTCCGGGCCGGTCGCCCCCCGCGGTCGGAGCCGTGGGCCGAGGTGGTCGACGGGCGGATCGAGGTGCACTACCGGCGGGGGGACAACCGCCGCGTCGTCCGCCTCACGCTCGCCGGCGAGGGCGCGGCGCGCGTCGCCCCCGGGTCGGTCACCTACGAGGTCATCATCCCGCCCAAGGGCGCGTGGCGGGCCTGCCTCGAGGTCGCCTTCGTGCTGGAGGGCGAGGAGATCGAGCCGCGGTGGCGGTGCGGCAGCCCGATCGAGCGGTCCGAGGCCGTCGAGCGGCTGGAGTCGTGGCGCCGCGACGTGCCGACGGTCGTGAGCGACCACCCGGCCCTCGACGTGATCGTCACCCGCAGCACCGAGGACCTCGCCGCCCTGCGGGTGTTCGACCCCGAGTACCCGGAGCGGGCCGTGGTGGCCGCCGGCGCCCCGTGGGCGATGAGCCTGTTCGGGCGGGACTCGCTGCTCACCGCCTACCTCGCGCTCCTCGCCGACCCCGGCCTCGCCCTCGGCGTGGTCGAGACCCTGGCCCGCTTCCAGGGCGAGGACGTGGACGCGCGGTCGGAGGAGGAGCCGGGCCGCATCCTCTACGAGCTGCGGTTCGACGCGTCGGCGTCGCTGTCGTTCGGCGGGTTCGTCTCCTACGCCTGCGTGGACGCCACCCCGCTGTTCGTCATCCTCCTCGGCGAGCTGCGGCGCTGGGGGCTCGCCCCCGAGGTGGTCGACCGGCTGCTGCCCCACGCCGACCGGGCGCTCGCCTGGATCGAGGAGTTCGGCGACCGCGACGGCGACGGCTACGTCGAGTACCAGCGGGCGAGCGACCGCAGCCCGCACAACCTCTGCTGGAAGGAGACCGAGGGCGCCATCCGCTTCGCCGACGGCCGGCCCGGCGTGGCCCCGCTCGCCGTCGCCGAGGTGCAGGCCTACGTCTACGCCGCCTACGTGGCGAGGGCCCACTTCGCCAGGGAGTCCGGCGACGCCGAGGGCTACGAGCGCTGGGCGGCGAAGGCCGGGAAGCTGCGGGCCGCGTTCAACCGGGACTTCTGGATGGACGACCGGGGCTGGCTGGCGATGGCCCTCGACCGGGACAAGGTGCCGGTCGACGCGCTCGCCTCGAACGTCGGGCACTGCCTCTGGACCGGCATCCTCGACGAGGACCGGGCGTCGATGGTGGCCAAGCAGCTCACCAGCCCCGAGCTGTTCAACGGCTGGGGGGTGCGCACGCTCGGCCGGTCGATGGCCGGGTGGAACCCGCTCAGCCACCACCTCGGCTCCGTGTGGCCGCACGACACCGCCCTCGCCGCCGCCGGCCTCATGCGCTACGGCTTCGTGGACGAGGCCCACCGCCTGATCGGCGGCATGCTCGACGCCGCCGCCGCCTGCGGTGGCCGCCTGCCCGAGCTGGTCAGCGGCATCGACCGGGACGAGCTCCCCGTGCCCGTCGCCTTCCCGGGCACGTCGGCGCCGAAAGCCCTGTCCGCCGCCGCGCCGCTCATGTTCCTGCGCACCCTGCTGCGCATCGACCCGTGGATCCCGGCCGGGAAGCTGTGGCTGGCGCCGGCGCTCCCGCCCGACATCCGCCGCCTCCGCATCGAGCGCATCCCGATCCTCGGCGGCCGCATCACCGTCCAGGTCGACGGCGACGACGTCTCCGTCGAGGGCCTCCCCCCGGAGGTCACGCTGATCAAGTCGCCTCGCCGCCCGATAACGGCGACCTCGTCCTGACCCTCAGCCGGCGTCCCGGAGGGCCTCCTTCCAGGTCCTGAACCTGGTGTGGGTCGCGCCGTCGGGGGCGTCGCCCTCGCCGGTGCCGTCGGGGAACAGGCGGAACGTCCAGTGCCGGTCGAGGTCGTCGGCGGCGACGGCGAGGTACCGGGCGTCGCCGTGGGTGGGCGGGCCCGACCGCCACAGCAGCCACCGCCCGATCCGGCGCAGGTAGGTCGGCTCGGCGGTGCCGAGGTCGTCGCCGAGGTGGACGAGGGCGGCGGGCGCCTCGACCCAGGCGGAGGCCGGGATGCGGCGGTCCCGCTGGGGGAGGGCCGGCAGGTCGTCGGTGTGGAGCGGCGTCGGGTCGATCGGCCGCTCCTCGTGGGTGGTCACCAGCCCCGGTCGACCCACTCCTGGAGGTGGGGCCGCTCCCGCCCGATCGTCGTGTCGTCGCCGTGGCCGGGCATGACGATCGTCTCCGCGGCCAGCGGCGAGAACAGCTTCTCGTCGATCGAGCGGATGATCGTGGGGAAGTCGCCGCCGTACTTCGTCGCGCCCGGGCCGCCGGGGAACAGCGTGTCGCCGCTGAACAGCACGGGCGAGCCCTCGAGCAGGAAGCACATCGAGCCGGCCGTGTGGCCCGGCGTGTGGATCGTCCGCAGCCGGAGCCGGCCGACCTCGACGACCGAGTCGTCCTCCAGCACGAAGTCGTAGGACGGGAGCATGGAGGCGTCCTCGGCGGTGACGCCGACCTCGTAGCCGGCATCGCGGACGGCCGGGACGGCCTGGATGTGGTCCCAGTGCCCGTGCGTCTCGAGCACCCGGCGCACGTTCAGGCGCCGGCAGAGGTCGAGGAGCCGCTCGTGCTCGTTGGCCGCGTCGAGCAGCACGGCCTCGCCGGTGGCGCGGCACCGCAGCACGAACACGTTGTTGTCCATCGGGCCGACCACGACCTTGTGGATCTCGGCCTGCTCGTCCTGGTAGTGCGTTGTCATCTTGACCGTCCGGTCTAGTAGACAAGGAGTGCCGCTGGTTGTCTACCGCCCTCGGGGGGTCGCCGTGAACTTCGCGTTCAGCGAGGAGCAGGAAGAGCTGCGCCGGGTGGTCCGGCAGTTCCTCGAGGCCAAGTCCGACGAGCCCACGGTGCGTCGCCTGATGGAGACCGAGGCCGGCTACGACGAGGGCGTCTGGCGGCAGATGGCCGAGCAGCTCGGCCTCCAGGGGCTCGTCGTCCCCGAGGAGTTCGGCGGCTCCGGCTACGGCTACGTCGAGCTGATCGTCGTCCTCGAGGAGATGGGCCGGGCGCTGCT is part of the Acidimicrobiales bacterium genome and harbors:
- a CDS encoding glycogen debranching N-terminal domain-containing protein encodes the protein MSQWWSPPSGQPGGPGAALDPLAVTLVEGPAFCISRRSGDVVPGGADGVWLRDTRYLSRLEVRLNGEVPEPLAAVGGEPFTAMFVARSPAPVGTDSTLLLRRNRYLGLGLREDLEVRNFAEEPAYCEVEVLLAADFATVAELRAGRPPRSEPWAEVVDGRIEVHYRRGDNRRVVRLTLAGEGAARVAPGSVTYEVIIPPKGAWRACLEVAFVLEGEEIEPRWRCGSPIERSEAVERLESWRRDVPTVVSDHPALDVIVTRSTEDLAALRVFDPEYPERAVVAAGAPWAMSLFGRDSLLTAYLALLADPGLALGVVETLARFQGEDVDARSEEEPGRILYELRFDASASLSFGGFVSYACVDATPLFVILLGELRRWGLAPEVVDRLLPHADRALAWIEEFGDRDGDGYVEYQRASDRSPHNLCWKETEGAIRFADGRPGVAPLAVAEVQAYVYAAYVARAHFARESGDAEGYERWAAKAGKLRAAFNRDFWMDDRGWLAMALDRDKVPVDALASNVGHCLWTGILDEDRASMVAKQLTSPELFNGWGVRTLGRSMAGWNPLSHHLGSVWPHDTALAAAGLMRYGFVDEAHRLIGGMLDAAAACGGRLPELVSGIDRDELPVPVAFPGTSAPKALSAAAPLMFLRTLLRIDPWIPAGKLWLAPALPPDIRRLRIERIPILGGRITVQVDGDDVSVEGLPPEVTLIKSPRRPITATSS
- a CDS encoding SUF system NifU family Fe-S cluster assembly protein gives rise to the protein MPQLEDLYREIILDHYRNPRNRGELPVPPAHRAEGFNPLCGDEVVVFLDVDGDTVRDVRVSGQGCSISQSSASMMAAAVKGRTLGEVRALDRAFKGMMSIHEQALDGEGEDEVAAADLKLGDLEALRGVVKFPVRIKCATLPWHTLSQAVAEVAADGTVASS
- a CDS encoding SufS family cysteine desulfurase; the encoded protein is MALAADPLDVAGLRRDFPLLARHDGPLVYLDSAATSQKPQAVLDAMADFYETANANVHRGVYGLAEEATSRMESARERVARFVGARSSSEIVFTKNATEAMNLVAHTWGRANLGPGDAVLLTVMEHHSNIVPWHILAAERGFELRWVPIGPDGHLDLSDLDRLLDGVKLVGLTAMSNVLGTLNPVARIAEAAHAAGAVVLADGCQYVPHLPTDVADLGVDFLAFSGHKMCGPTGVGVLWGRAALLDAMPPFLGGGEMIRDVRLDGFTCNELPWKFEAGTPPVAEIVGLGAAVDYLDAVGMDNVREHEVRLVAGALRTLTERFGDDLTVHGPSEPAERGGVLSFTFRDLHPHDVSQVLDQHGVCVRAGHHCAKPLMRELGVGATARASFYLYNDEADVEALADALDATATFFA
- a CDS encoding FG-GAP-like repeat-containing protein — encoded protein: MRAGGRRLAVMLSAALLGATAAVTMPAGPASALEPGDSQRFDTWAGYEVNRYPVEALAGDFDEDGSPDVAWVRNDFFENTLSVTLNLGEGTLDDPVEYPANESSTDGDLADLNGDGHLDAVVVADFSSTVDLYFGDGTGAFTHATTPGGDDPAQVVATDLDGDGDADLAMTNSFFSASVSVLLNAGDGTFGAETVYPVGERPGGIVPTDFDADGILDLVVAAGGFSGGELALYPLLGDGTGDFTPGDPVPFPGLAESPVLAGGDFDDDGDLDYLTAGIRSDGTTLLRNGGDGTFTTDQIPGGFSSGDIEVLDLEPDGDLDAVSATFGSSQSGDITVLRNAGDATFTTASLTSSQQPMGIDVADFDLDGDPDVAAANRGSSLGVIHPGSAGGTFEQPPQAPLFAPPFKITTGDLDGDGDTDVAASIQGFSTSDQVVQLLLNDGTGTLVPSGTVPALGRPFSIDAADFDLDGDDDLVWQLAGYSQPDVGVALSNGDGTFADAFAIRENDCAPGQISTADMDGDGDPDIVMPDEGGGEFGSDCVQGQSVTIIPSLGDGTFGNGIRVETEALPQHALGADMDGDGLNDVVSAHLSGNGGDLAVALNNGDGTFAQHVEIDTGRSHREIAAADLDGDGDVDVAGVDTDDGITVFLNDGSGVAFTTEVYDGETVNGYLNAVAIDIGDVDVDGVPDIAVANWTGNDVGVWYGHGDGTFSPRAIHYGMNTAITDLELADFDGDGLVDVATPNTQANATTMASAGRTSARAAEAGAVRAEAVAAAPNGVSVAFNDGAPQCTVRGSTGDDDVTGTPRADIICTFAGNDTVNGRGGNDVIVTGAGDDRVLGGDGDDTIDVGTGRDYVLAGDGDDAVLAIDGNDRLEGGGGRDRLTSGTGNDRLYGGAGVDTLVAGKGLDLLNGGRGHDRCNGGADRDQSTSCEVRVNIP
- the sufC gene encoding Fe-S cluster assembly ATPase SufC, which codes for MDVPLFEIEGLHVAAAGREILKGVDLVVRAGEVHALMGPNGSGKSTLATTLLGSPEYEVTAGRILFKGDDVTGWDTDVRAKAGMFLAFQYPQEIPGVSVINFLRQALSGRKGIDLSVLELRLSIMEWMSRLEMDPSFADRYLNEGFSGGEKKRNEILQMAVLEPDFAVLDETDSGLDIDALRVVARGVEEVRRDRPDLGVLAITHYQRLLQEMTPDRVHILLDGRIVDSGGPELAERLEREGYEAWR
- a CDS encoding LLM class flavin-dependent oxidoreductase, which encodes MRFFSFHLMPYPGLPADYDGPAWVTVPNRLYDPAIGSELYDRYLDELVYAEELGFDGVCVNEHHQNAYGLMPSPNLMAAAIARETSRVRIAVVGNALPLYDPPTRVAEEFAMLDNLSGGRLIAGFVVGGGPEYYSFSINPAHARERFAEAHDLIIKAWTEDGPQEFIGRHYRLRFLNTWPKPVQRPHPEVWIPGAGSLETMDFVARHRYAYMGIPYFHIDVFDRQFRLFREACERAGYTYDPRQAGWLTPIYVAETDERARAEFEEHWWYFVRRLLPGIDISPPGYTSLRSMEHIVKAHGTFAASLSSWEETLAGQYVIAGSPETVYERLVANLERLGAGNLLGLFQLGTLPADLTRRNLELFAAEVMPRLRERFPEGRPVLRDPAAA
- a CDS encoding 4a-hydroxytetrahydrobiopterin dehydratase, which encodes MSDPTVLADDDVRARLPEGWDLVDGKLHRTLEFPSFVDAFGFMTMVALVAEKRNHHPDWSNSWNTVRIDLVSHSAGGVTDADLTFAAEINTTLGEG
- a CDS encoding alpha/beta fold hydrolase; this translates as MGAVTVERVATDLGAVEVRRGGDGPPLVYLHSAVGEGDGLALLDLLADEFAVVAPMFPGFGGSEGIEQVDDMDDAVFHLVDLWDRLGLRDPVVVGLSLGGWMAVELAVRHPGRVGRLVLVNPVGLYLKGAEIGDIFGRRPWELVDDLFADPDFPMAQVARGLRHVAPGQLDFAVLRPMLQHQAATARLGWNPYLHDPKLPRRLHRVSAPTLVVRGAQDTLVPPAHADAYVAGIPGARLEVLDGAAHLLAVERPDALAGLVRAFARPGTMSA